CGCGGGCCTCAGGCAGCTCAGCAGCCGTGTGACCTGACCGTCCTCCTCGGCCACGTCCCGGACATGGCGGTAGCCGACGCGGGTGAGCAGGGCGAGGGAGGCGGAGTTCGGTGCGGCGACCGTGGCGTGGACCTCGGCCAGGCCGAGGGCGTCGAAGCCGTAGGCGGTCAGCGCCGAGGCCAGTTCGGTACCGAGGCCCTGACCCCAGGCCGACGGGGCCAGGGCGTAGACGATCTCGTACCCCTGCTCGACGACCTCGGAGGGCTTGATCTCCGCGTGCCCGACGTAGACCCCGCCCCGCCGCACGGCCCAGACGTCGAACAGTCCTCCCGCGTACACCTTGCTGAAGATCCGGCCGAAGATCGCCCTGATCTCCTCGTCGGCGTACTGCCCGTCGCCCATCCACCGCACCACCTCGGCCCGCCCGAACAGCGCGCGGAAGTCGTCCTCGTCGGCCGGTTCGTAGGGCTCCAGGAGCAGGCGGCCGGTGCGAAGTTCCGGCGAGGCCTGGTGCGTCGGGGTGTCAGTGACGTCAGCGGTGCCAAGGGGGTCAGAGGCCATGGGCGGGGAACGTAAGCGGGTGGCCGCGGAATGACAACGTATTTATGGATCAGCGGTGCCAAAGAGGGACCCTGCCGGACGGCGTCACGACGGAGTCGGGCTCGGCGCCGGACTCCGCCCCTCGGCCTACCCCCCGAGTTTCCCGCCCCCTGACGGGGAAGCAGTCACATCATGATGAACTCCCCCGAAGGCCGCACTTCGCACCCCGGACACCCCGCCCCCTCCGCACGCTCCGGCACCTACCTGGTCCGCGACCGCCTCCTCGGCATCGGCGAGGACTATTGGATCGAGGACGCGCACGGCACCAAGGTGTTCCTCGTCGACGGGAAGGCCATGCGGCTGCGGGACACCTTCGAGCTGAAGGACACCCGGGGGCGGGTCCTCGTCGACATCCACAAGAAGATGTTCGCCCTGCGCGACACGATGGTGATCGAACGCGAAGGCTCCGACCTCGCCACCATCAAACGCAAACGCCTCTCGCTGCTGCGCAACCACTACCGCGTACGGCTCGTCGACGGCACCGAACTCGACGTCAGCGGGCGGATCTTCGACCGCGAGTTCGTCGTCGAGTACGACGGCGAACTGCTCGCCGTCGTCTCGCGGCGCTGGCTGCGCGTACGGGAGACGTACGGGGTGGAGATCCTCCGGGAGGATGCCGATCCGGCCCTGCTCATCGCGATCGCGGTGTGCGTGATCCATCTCGCGGATCTGGAGCGGGACAAGCGGGAGAGGGAGCGGCGCGGGGAGGGCGACGGAGGCGAATAGGCCACGCCGTCGCCCTTGGGCTTCCGTCCGGTCAGGCGTCCAGCACTCGGGCTGCCGCGCGGGGATCCATCAGGTTGGACCAGGCCTGCTCGGCCGGGAGGAGATCCCGCTCGGGGAGGGCGTACTCCGGGTACCAGCCCTCCGCTTCGCACCCGGGGACATTGC
This is a stretch of genomic DNA from Streptomyces sp. NA04227. It encodes these proteins:
- a CDS encoding GNAT family N-acetyltransferase yields the protein MASDPLGTADVTDTPTHQASPELRTGRLLLEPYEPADEDDFRALFGRAEVVRWMGDGQYADEEIRAIFGRIFSKVYAGGLFDVWAVRRGGVYVGHAEIKPSEVVEQGYEIVYALAPSAWGQGLGTELASALTAYGFDALGLAEVHATVAAPNSASLALLTRVGYRHVRDVAEEDGQVTRLLSCLRPA
- a CDS encoding LURP-one-related/scramblase family protein yields the protein MMNSPEGRTSHPGHPAPSARSGTYLVRDRLLGIGEDYWIEDAHGTKVFLVDGKAMRLRDTFELKDTRGRVLVDIHKKMFALRDTMVIEREGSDLATIKRKRLSLLRNHYRVRLVDGTELDVSGRIFDREFVVEYDGELLAVVSRRWLRVRETYGVEILREDADPALLIAIAVCVIHLADLERDKRERERRGEGDGGE